From the genome of Halorhodospira halophila:
CGCCACGCCGGACGAGATCCAGCGAACCGATATCCGTGAGGTGTTCCGCCAGCTGGGACTGGAGCGCAACCTCAGCCCCAACCGGCGGGACGGCTTCTTCGCCATGGTCGATCGCATCCATGAGCTGGCCGCCGAGGCTCAGGCCGCCTGAGCCACCGGAACAGGTCGCAGACGCAAGCCACCCACCAGGCGCCAACCAACTCAGGACGGATGAACCGAGACCCCTTGCAGAAACAACCCGATATCAAGCAGCGGCTGCAGGAACTCTCCCTCGACCAGCTGCGGGAACTCCACCGAGCCATCGACCGGGAGATCGAGGCGCGTTCCTTTGCCGACAGCCTCGAGGCGCAGATGCGTCTGTTCATGCGCCGTCGCGACCAGTAGGCAGCCAACCGGGGCCCCCTTGCGCAGACTGACCCTCGCCATCACCCCGCTGCTGCTTGCCACGCTGGCGGTCGGCTGCAGCCGCGCCGCTGTGGACGGCCCGGCAGACTCGCCCGGCGAGACACCCGCCTGGGGTGAGGGGTACATCCTCGCCGACGACGGTTACCGGCTACCTTACCGACGCTGGGGCCCCGAGCACGACGACAGCGCCGACGCTGTGGTTCTGGCGCTGCACGGGCTCAATGACTATAGCCGCGGCATGCGCTTCGCTGCCGAATACCTCGCCGAGGGCGGGGTCGCCACCTACGCCTACGACCACCGAGGTTTCGGTGAAACCGGGGACGCGGGCACCTGGCCTGGGGGGCAGGCACTGATCGACGATGCCGCCACGGCCGTCGAGCTGCTGGCCGAACGCTACCCCGATACCCCGCTCTACCTCATGGGCCATAGCATGGGCGGGGCCATCGCCATGATCCTGGTCGCCGAACAATCGCCGGAGGCGATCACCGGCACCGCGCTCCTGGCCCCGGCGGTCTGGGGGCGCGAGGCGATGCCCTGGTATCAGCGCACCGGCCTGTGGCTCTCTTCACGCCTGACCCCCGGTCTGCGCCTGAGCGGCGAGGATCTGGGGGTCGATCCGACGGACAACCCCGAGGTCCTCGAGGAGTGGCGAGAGGATCCGCTCATCCAGCGCGAAGTCAGTGCCCGCGCCTTGGCCGGGGTCACCGACCTCATGGACCGCGCCCTAGAGGCCAGCGAGCAGCTGGACTCGCGGGCACTGATCCTTTACGGCGAGCAGGATGAGGTCATCCCGCCAGAACCCACCTGTCTGATGCTCCATCGGCTCCCGCAGCGCCCGCCGGGACAGTGGCGCCTGGCCCTCTACCCGGAGGGCCATCACCTGCTGACCCGCGACCTGCAGCGCGACCGCGTACACGCGGACCTGCTTGCCTGGCTCCAGGACCCGGAGGGGGCGCGTCTCCCGTCAAGCCACGAGGTCGGGCATCGGGAGGGGCTGTCGCGACTGTGCGGTCACCGCGACTGAGCCGCCCCCTCACCCCGGGGCGACGAACCATCATTGACATGATTAATATCAAATCGACGCTTTGACAGCGCCCGCCACTCGTATACATTGAGCAAACATCGCGAGAGATCGATATAACCGATCCGCGGCGCTTCACAAGCGGACAAAAAACAACTGCAGCATGCAGTCAGGAGGAGCGAGATGAACGACCACTCCCCATCCGGGTCCGAGGGGCTCGACCTCAAGCGCCTGGTGGAGGCCTGCAGCCGGCGAGACTTCCTCAAGCTCTCCGGGATGAGCACCGGGGCGATCGCGGCCGGCGCCCTCGGGGCGGGCACCCTGCTCCACAGCGAGCCGGCCCGGGCGGTTCAGACCAACGCCCGCATCGTGATCGTCGGTGCCGGCGCCGGCGGGCTCAACGCCGCCAACCGCTTGCGCCGGGCCCTGGACGGCGCCGAGATCACCCTCGTCGACCGCCGCGAGGACCACTACTACCAGCCCGGACTGACGCTGGTGGCCACCGGCGAGTGGCCTCGGAGCAAGACCGAGGACCGTAACGAGCGTTACGTCCCCAGCGGGGTCAACTGGGTCAAAGCGATGGTCGCCGAGTACGACCCGGAGAACAACCGCCTCGTCACCGACGAGGGCGAGACCTTGGAGTACGACTACCTGGTCGTGACCACTGGTCTGGAGCTGCGCTTCGACCGCATCGACGGCATGAGCGCCGACCTGATCGGCTCCCACGGCATCGGCTGCGTCTACGACAACCCCGGCAACGCGTCCGCCACCTGGAACGCGGTGGAGAACTACCTGCAGGAAGGCGGCAAGGGCCTGTTCATCCGCCCGCCGGGGGCGATCAAGTGCGCCGGCGCCCCGCTGAAGATGAGCATGATCACCGAGCACCGCC
Proteins encoded in this window:
- a CDS encoding NAD(P)/FAD-dependent oxidoreductase, encoding MNDHSPSGSEGLDLKRLVEACSRRDFLKLSGMSTGAIAAGALGAGTLLHSEPARAVQTNARIVIVGAGAGGLNAANRLRRALDGAEITLVDRREDHYYQPGLTLVATGEWPRSKTEDRNERYVPSGVNWVKAMVAEYDPENNRLVTDEGETLEYDYLVVTTGLELRFDRIDGMSADLIGSHGIGCVYDNPGNASATWNAVENYLQEGGKGLFIRPPGAIKCAGAPLKMSMITEHRLRQRGMRGNADLHYYAPGDGLFSQPDIDEFLKRHFPEERDIDVHWHHRVKGIEPEQKRVTFESDGDGEYTESYDFIHLPPSMSAPEPLRESDLAAREAPYADGGWLEVDQYTLRHKRYPNVFGAGDCCGVPIGKTSATVKNMTPVMVENLIRVIQDREPTAEFDGYTSCPLITEIGQAILVEFNYDLEMTPSFGFISPYREHWMAWVMKEHLLLPAYNAMLHGRMS
- a CDS encoding alpha/beta hydrolase — protein: MRRLTLAITPLLLATLAVGCSRAAVDGPADSPGETPAWGEGYILADDGYRLPYRRWGPEHDDSADAVVLALHGLNDYSRGMRFAAEYLAEGGVATYAYDHRGFGETGDAGTWPGGQALIDDAATAVELLAERYPDTPLYLMGHSMGGAIAMILVAEQSPEAITGTALLAPAVWGREAMPWYQRTGLWLSSRLTPGLRLSGEDLGVDPTDNPEVLEEWREDPLIQREVSARALAGVTDLMDRALEASEQLDSRALILYGEQDEVIPPEPTCLMLHRLPQRPPGQWRLALYPEGHHLLTRDLQRDRVHADLLAWLQDPEGARLPSSHEVGHREGLSRLCGHRD